The stretch of DNA AGTTAAAACTAGGCTTAGCAGAGTTCCAATAAATACCAGTCTAGAGCCCTTAGCAATTCTCCATAATGTTATGGCGATCTCTCATTGTTAGTACTCAAGATACTAGTCTTTGGTTCAATTTCTTTAAACCATTTACGTATGAACATACTATTTTACTGCAAGTTTACTCACAATATAGTTATTTTGTTCATAAATCTTATAGCCTCTAACCTCCACCTTCCACCTATGATATGGTCTTTTATTTCTAAGATATGATATTTCCATCTTTCTCGCCTATAGAGTCTATGTCCTTAGCTTTAACGTATTCTAGGAAATCATCGTAATTCCTCTATTGTAAACTCCCTCGTTATCTTGGGATTTTATCTTAGATATACCTCGCTAGTTATTAAAGTTTTATTGTTATCTTACTAATTTGATGGCTTTCAAATACTCTAGCGCTCCCAGAAGGCTAAAAGCTCTAAGAGCCGGGTGCAATGACTTATATTTAATTACTAAGATTGGCGTGCTATATTTTTTAATTATAAACATTGAGGGAACACGTAATGTTAGTGTTATACGTATTTTATATCCAATAAGGTCTTTTATGAAATACCTCAATCCATATGTTATGGCTTTATCTTTGAAAATAAAAGTCTCAACTATATATGACACTATGCGTAATAACAAGGGAATTAAGCCGAAGTACTCTGCTACTACAATGAGGCTATTTCTGACAAATAATGCACGAATATTTCGTGAAAGCTCGGGATCTCTTAGGCTTTCCGACTCTGCATGGGCTACTGATGGTATTAATAAGGAATAGCATTGAAACCCCTTTAGCATTAGTCTTAATGAATATTCGATATCCTCATAGTAGAGAAATAAATTACTTCTTAGAAGACCGGTTTTTCTTACTGCATCAGAATCTATGATTGCTAATGCAAATGTTATCCAGAGTACCGGAATCAGCGTGATTTTACTCGATAATCTATTGACAGTATCATAATCTAAATCATAAAATCCCATAAAAGCGGTACCGCTATTATCTAATAGCCCTAGAGCCCATTGTATTTTATAATCCCTGTTTTCTTCTAGCTTGAAAATTATGGGTGAAGCACATGAGATTTTATACTTTCTCATCAAGAGTATAGACTCTTTTAGAAAAGCTTTATTGAGTATTCTTACATCAGGGTTCATAATAACTATATATCTTGGATTCCAAGTCTTTAAAGCATAAGTTATCCCTACATTCACGCCCGCAGGAAATCCTATATTATTTTTTAACTCAAGAACGCGAATATTTCTTATCTCTAAATTCTTTTTCAAATAATCGAAGATTAGTCTCAATGTATCATCCCATGAAGCATTATCTACAAATATAACTTGTAGTAACTCTCTAGGATAGTCGAGTGATGATAAGTCAGCTAGCAGTTTATCTATGTATTTTGACGAATTATGTGTTACTACGATTATGCTTACTTTCGGTAAACCCATTTTACCACCTCCATAACCTCCTTTAAAACTACGT from Aeropyrum pernix K1 encodes:
- a CDS encoding glycosyltransferase family 2 protein, which encodes MGLPKVSIIVVTHNSSKYIDKLLADLSSLDYPRELLQVIFVDNASWDDTLRLIFDYLKKNLEIRNIRVLELKNNIGFPAGVNVGITYALKTWNPRYIVIMNPDVRILNKAFLKESILLMRKYKISCASPIIFKLEENRDYKIQWALGLLDNSGTAFMGFYDLDYDTVNRLSSKITLIPVLWITFALAIIDSDAVRKTGLLRSNLFLYYEDIEYSLRLMLKGFQCYSLLIPSVAHAESESLRDPELSRNIRALFVRNSLIVVAEYFGLIPLLLRIVSYIVETFIFKDKAITYGLRYFIKDLIGYKIRITLTLRVPSMFIIKKYSTPILVIKYKSLHPALRAFSLLGALEYLKAIKLVR